In one Rhizobium leguminosarum genomic region, the following are encoded:
- the hybE gene encoding [NiFe]-hydrogenase assembly chaperone HybE gives MAADPHELANIDPAEMLGLRLEARYRHIHATAMLDMPLCNPALGVAAVGFRTYGGRALGIVITPWFMNLVAADIPGGLQSAPVALGTTVRMGLPAGEVEFIAGELDAIGRVDCCSLFSPVFEFSTMEATLEAAEEAVRAFFDPATLEPPRPPVSLNRRDLLRGSFRRQQESAE, from the coding sequence ATGGCCGCTGATCCCCACGAACTGGCGAATATCGATCCGGCGGAAATGCTCGGCCTACGGCTCGAGGCGCGCTATCGCCATATTCACGCGACCGCCATGCTGGACATGCCGCTCTGCAATCCGGCGCTCGGCGTTGCCGCGGTCGGCTTCCGCACCTACGGTGGTCGCGCGCTCGGTATCGTCATTACGCCTTGGTTCATGAACCTCGTGGCTGCGGATATCCCAGGCGGACTGCAATCGGCGCCGGTCGCCCTTGGAACGACCGTCCGCATGGGCCTGCCCGCCGGCGAGGTAGAATTCATCGCCGGCGAACTCGATGCAATCGGCCGGGTCGATTGCTGCTCGCTGTTTTCTCCCGTTTTCGAGTTTTCGACAATGGAAGCCACATTGGAGGCTGCCGAGGAGGCCGTACGCGCCTTCTTCGACCCGGCTACTCTCGAACCGCCGCGCCCGCCGGTGAGCCTTAATCGCCGCGATCTTTTGCGGGGGAGTTTTCGCAGGCAGCAGGAGTCGGCGGAATGA
- a CDS encoding hydrogenase expression/formation protein, whose product MKAGFWVAPEGEDAAMTVMPIGAEPSLSTRKLNYLATSSAEEMIRRCRRTAMLLPELADALAIQKADQPGRLFDITDFPDDDRELITQTLGEGEVAGVAALPSGVLAHIQEAVMAGVWRVRFTDTDGRLIADYVEVASIPAAVRQACAALAGSISHGPVPAGAMNVMPVLTEIGDRIGRYRDGDPAHIITFSLFPMSPEDMSFLQATLGAGPVQLTSRGYGTCRIIATGARNVWSVQFYNAMDTIILDTLEIADIPSVAIAAEEDFRDSEARLRDIEEAYFK is encoded by the coding sequence ATGAAGGCAGGTTTCTGGGTCGCCCCCGAAGGCGAGGATGCCGCGATGACCGTCATGCCGATCGGCGCCGAACCGTCGCTCAGCACCCGCAAGCTCAACTATCTTGCCACCAGCAGCGCCGAGGAGATGATCCGCCGATGTCGCCGGACGGCGATGCTGCTGCCGGAGCTCGCCGATGCGCTCGCCATACAGAAGGCCGACCAGCCGGGCCGCCTGTTCGATATCACCGATTTCCCGGATGACGACCGGGAGCTGATCACCCAGACACTCGGAGAAGGCGAGGTTGCGGGCGTTGCGGCGCTGCCGTCCGGTGTTCTCGCACATATCCAGGAAGCGGTGATGGCCGGTGTCTGGCGCGTTCGCTTTACCGATACAGATGGCCGGCTGATTGCCGATTATGTCGAGGTCGCCAGCATCCCCGCAGCCGTGCGGCAGGCCTGTGCCGCACTGGCGGGGTCGATCTCCCACGGGCCGGTGCCGGCCGGCGCCATGAATGTCATGCCGGTGCTCACAGAGATCGGCGACCGCATCGGCCGCTATCGCGACGGCGATCCTGCTCATATCATCACCTTCTCGCTGTTTCCGATGAGCCCGGAGGACATGAGTTTCCTGCAGGCCACGCTCGGAGCCGGCCCGGTGCAACTCACCTCGCGCGGCTATGGCACTTGCCGGATCATCGCCACCGGCGCACGCAATGTCTGGTCGGTGCAGTTCTATAACGCCATGGACACGATCATTCTCGACACGCTGGAGATTGCCGACATCCCTTCCGTCGCCATCGCCGCCGAGGAGGATTTCCGCGATTCCGAGGCCCGCTTGCGCGACATCGAAGAGGCCTATTTCAAATGA
- the hypA gene encoding hydrogenase maturation nickel metallochaperone HypA, which produces MHEMSLMESVIEIVCDTARQNGADAVRSIRLDVGVLSHVNPDSLLFCYEAIRRGTIAENAALEINRIAGEGWCLDCGKTVPLEERFGACPDCGRHRVQMTAGDELKIRDMEVI; this is translated from the coding sequence ATGCATGAAATGTCGCTGATGGAGAGCGTGATCGAGATCGTTTGCGACACGGCGCGGCAGAATGGCGCAGACGCGGTCAGGTCGATCCGCCTTGATGTAGGCGTCTTGAGCCATGTCAATCCGGATTCGCTGCTGTTCTGCTACGAAGCCATCAGGCGTGGCACGATCGCGGAAAATGCCGCGCTCGAAATCAATCGCATCGCCGGCGAGGGCTGGTGTCTCGATTGCGGAAAGACAGTGCCACTCGAGGAGCGGTTCGGTGCCTGTCCGGATTGCGGCCGGCATCGGGTACAGATGACGGCGGGCGACGAATTGAAGATCAGAGACATGGAGGTGATCTGA
- a CDS encoding rubredoxin, giving the protein MTSFENFGKRETVSDDDKMECGICWHVYDPAEGDPVWQIPPGTPFSGLQEDWRCPNCDALQSKFMRLGDGR; this is encoded by the coding sequence ATGACCAGCTTCGAGAATTTCGGCAAGCGCGAGACGGTGTCGGACGACGACAAGATGGAATGCGGCATCTGCTGGCATGTCTACGATCCCGCGGAAGGTGATCCGGTCTGGCAGATCCCGCCGGGCACGCCGTTTTCCGGTTTGCAGGAAGACTGGCGCTGTCCCAACTGCGATGCCCTGCAATCGAAGTTTATGAGGCTCGGCGATGGCCGCTGA
- a CDS encoding nickel-dependent hydrogenase large subunit, translated as MTFLLGAGSIRIDVTVSRALACSVEVKASRPTGLARMFVGRRPEEAPVLAGQVFSLCGFSQSVAARLAVLNAADLPMPPEEHRAAVGGLLAERIFETLRALILHWPWTLPAGIPASAGKCLREVLAASQTIISGAKGNIADKEFVAAPTARLVATAAALGVPESDGVPPKGTACAAMLRDIENDITFPGRRPDPLTAADDADVIAHLSREANYSTLPHLSGRVAETGAYARLGGAGMPNAPHLLQRFLARLRDVRLCLQQLSSLARQDQNDLSDLMAGGPTPGAGGFGAVECARGRLYHQAEIDRDGLLAAYRILAPTEWNFHPAGPFVETLLSSRIGAGESAVRSVSRLAVLFDPCVAFEVGIREAAHA; from the coding sequence ATGACCTTCCTCCTCGGCGCGGGTTCGATCCGGATCGACGTGACGGTGTCGCGGGCGCTTGCCTGTTCCGTGGAGGTGAAGGCAAGCCGTCCGACAGGCCTGGCACGGATGTTCGTCGGCCGCCGCCCCGAAGAGGCGCCGGTGCTTGCCGGGCAGGTCTTTTCACTCTGTGGCTTTTCACAGTCGGTGGCGGCGCGGCTTGCAGTGCTGAATGCGGCGGACCTGCCGATGCCGCCGGAAGAGCACCGCGCGGCAGTGGGGGGCCTGCTCGCGGAGCGGATATTCGAAACCTTGAGGGCGCTGATCTTGCACTGGCCTTGGACCTTGCCGGCTGGCATCCCCGCTTCGGCCGGCAAGTGCCTGCGCGAAGTTCTGGCTGCCTCCCAGACGATCATATCGGGCGCGAAAGGCAATATCGCCGATAAGGAATTCGTCGCTGCTCCGACCGCTCGACTTGTGGCGACAGCGGCAGCGCTCGGTGTCCCTGAAAGCGATGGCGTGCCGCCAAAGGGCACGGCCTGTGCCGCGATGTTGCGCGATATCGAAAATGACATAACTTTTCCCGGCAGACGGCCCGATCCGCTCACAGCCGCCGACGATGCAGATGTGATCGCCCACCTTTCCCGTGAGGCTAACTACAGCACCCTGCCGCATCTTTCTGGCCGTGTGGCGGAGACGGGGGCCTATGCCCGGCTTGGCGGCGCCGGCATGCCCAATGCGCCGCATCTCTTGCAGCGCTTTCTGGCGCGCCTGCGCGACGTCAGGCTTTGCTTGCAGCAACTCTCCAGCCTCGCCAGGCAAGACCAGAACGACCTTTCCGACCTCATGGCCGGTGGCCCGACCCCGGGTGCCGGCGGCTTCGGCGCCGTGGAATGCGCGCGGGGCAGGCTTTATCATCAGGCCGAGATCGACCGCGATGGCCTGCTTGCCGCCTACCGCATCCTCGCGCCAACCGAATGGAATTTTCATCCGGCGGGTCCGTTCGTCGAAACCCTGCTATCATCGCGGATCGGCGCGGGTGAATCGGCGGTGCGGTCGGTCTCCCGGCTGGCCGTGCTGTTCGATCCCTGCGTGGCGTTCGAGGTTGGAATTCGCGAGGCTGCCCATGCATGA